One genomic segment of [Phormidium] sp. ETS-05 includes these proteins:
- the cysC gene encoding adenylyl-sulfate kinase, which yields MQHRGVTVWFTGLSGAGKTTISRRVEKVLREQGCKVEILDGDIVRQNLTKGLGFSKEDRDENIRRIGFVSHILTRNGVIVLVSAISPYRELRREVRQRIGNFVEVFVNAPLEVCEERDVKGLYKKAREGKIQHFTGIDDPYESPELPDVECRTNKETEEESANKVLQKLVDAGYIPQF from the coding sequence ATGCAACATCGTGGTGTAACGGTGTGGTTTACTGGGCTCAGCGGAGCTGGCAAAACCACGATCAGCCGCCGAGTCGAAAAAGTGCTGCGGGAGCAGGGTTGTAAAGTAGAAATCCTCGACGGGGATATTGTGCGTCAAAACCTGACTAAGGGTTTGGGTTTTAGCAAAGAAGACCGCGACGAAAACATCCGCCGCATCGGTTTTGTGTCTCATATTCTTACTCGCAACGGGGTGATCGTTCTGGTTTCGGCCATCTCACCTTACCGAGAACTTCGCCGCGAGGTACGTCAGCGGATCGGCAATTTTGTCGAGGTGTTCGTAAATGCACCCCTGGAAGTGTGCGAAGAGCGGGACGTGAAAGGTCTCTATAAAAAAGCGCGGGAAGGGAAAATCCAGCACTTTACCGGTATCGATGACCCTTATGAGAGTCCAGAACTGCCGGATGTGGAGTGCCGTACCAATAAGGAAACGGAAGAAGAAAGCGCAAATAAAGTGTTGCAAAAGCTGGTGGACGCGGGTTATATTCCGCAATTCTAA
- a CDS encoding AAA family ATPase, protein MQIADFYISPARPEQEFVYAEHLSPSGENLAMVTEFLYNRHPDIFQKIIAKLKHRFPGISNVDTKITEEGRVLVRFKDGDFQDPFLARYVSDGTLKMFSYLVLLYAPKPHSVLCMEEPENQLYPQLMGELVEEFRDYARRGGQVFVSTHSPDFLNACELEEVFWLKKERGYTVIKRASEDEQIKIYMQAGDQLGYLWRQGFFDGADLR, encoded by the coding sequence TTGCAGATTGCCGATTTTTACATTTCGCCAGCGCGCCCAGAACAGGAATTTGTTTATGCAGAACATCTATCACCATCTGGGGAAAACTTAGCTATGGTGACAGAGTTTCTCTATAATAGACACCCGGATATTTTTCAAAAAATTATTGCCAAGCTGAAACACCGATTTCCCGGTATCAGCAACGTGGATACAAAAATTACTGAAGAAGGGCGGGTATTAGTTCGTTTTAAAGATGGTGATTTTCAAGACCCTTTTCTGGCGCGCTATGTTTCTGATGGAACTCTGAAAATGTTTTCCTATTTAGTGCTTTTGTACGCTCCCAAGCCTCATAGTGTATTATGTATGGAAGAACCAGAGAACCAGCTTTATCCTCAACTTATGGGCGAACTGGTAGAAGAATTCAGGGATTATGCCCGCCGGGGAGGTCAGGTTTTTGTATCCACTCATTCACCTGATTTTTTAAATGCTTGCGAATTAGAAGAGGTATTTTGGCTGAAAAAGGAAAGAGGATATACAGTGATTAAGCGAGCTAGTGAAGATGAGCAAATTAAAATTTATATGCAGGCAGGAGACCAACTAGGTTATCTCTGGCGTCAGGGTTTTTTTGACGGAGCAGACTTGCGATGA
- a CDS encoding methyl-accepting chemotaxis protein produces the protein MMYDLLKNLKQKVKDSSVTQKISIVGGVVLFQIATLSGLFAIQMYGLLLESDRRSILANADRVALQLEGRYLEAIAVTKSMALAQENGWFGQGAASATYARRILQENNQFLGAYFAYEPDSYNPSDFRYPLHWFRDRQDRSKIFSLNVNDANSPAYQSAKQNFSFGGEKKPAISEPQLEQGEMVVKPTYPIVIGGKFRGIAGVEVSLNWINSFLNQLKPYPTAEFLLVSSKGTIITATFDRSLTAQNIGQTAYGETFNILFVKIQKDEDRFRVLRDPQDKKRYYYAGATIKTGEWKVMMRVDEKEVLLPVLVAGIKIFLIAGFGIAITYVFIRWITVAIAKQVKWAVAAAEQVAQGDLTTQVQITSRDEIGQLLAAIQTMTNKLNSLISQVQESGIQVTSSATQIAATGRQLEATVTEQLASTQEVVATTQEIAATSEELAETMNEVASLSAETAVAAANGKQEILRMEAAMGNMATATHSISEKLGTIGEKAKTINHIITTITKVADQTNLLSLNAAIEAEKAGQYGKGFAVVAREIRRLADQTAVATLDIENTIAQMQAAVADGTTEVDKFTLTVSHNVEDVRQIGRQLAQIAQQVQALTPRFAIVNQGMAAQVLGARQIGEAMMQLSEASAQTADSLRETNAALEGLNDVAHTLRQEISQFKVGDAGAKSDGVRLFHHQDEPSW, from the coding sequence ATGATGTACGATCTGCTAAAAAATCTCAAACAAAAAGTTAAAGATTCCAGCGTCACTCAAAAAATCTCGATTGTCGGTGGAGTGGTTTTATTTCAAATTGCCACTTTATCGGGATTGTTTGCGATTCAGATGTATGGGTTGCTGCTGGAAAGCGATCGCCGCAGCATCTTGGCCAATGCCGATCGAGTGGCGCTCCAATTGGAAGGCAGATATTTAGAAGCCATCGCCGTTACCAAATCAATGGCTTTAGCCCAGGAAAACGGCTGGTTTGGACAAGGGGCCGCATCAGCCACTTATGCCAGAAGAATTTTGCAGGAAAACAACCAATTTTTAGGGGCTTATTTTGCCTATGAACCTGATAGTTATAATCCGAGTGACTTTAGATATCCTCTACATTGGTTTCGCGATCGCCAAGATAGAAGTAAAATCTTCAGTTTAAATGTCAATGATGCCAATAGTCCTGCCTATCAAAGTGCCAAACAGAATTTTTCATTTGGGGGCGAGAAAAAGCCCGCGATTTCTGAACCTCAATTAGAGCAGGGGGAAATGGTGGTCAAACCCACCTATCCTATCGTCATTGGCGGCAAGTTTCGCGGCATCGCCGGGGTAGAAGTATCGTTAAATTGGATTAACAGTTTTTTGAACCAGTTGAAGCCATATCCCACGGCTGAGTTTTTACTCGTCAGCAGCAAGGGGACGATTATTACTGCAACTTTTGATAGGAGTTTGACTGCCCAAAATATCGGACAAACTGCCTATGGAGAAACTTTTAATATTTTGTTTGTCAAAATTCAAAAAGATGAAGATAGGTTCCGAGTTTTGAGAGATCCGCAGGACAAAAAGCGGTATTATTATGCTGGTGCTACCATCAAAACCGGTGAGTGGAAAGTGATGATGCGGGTAGATGAAAAAGAAGTTTTATTGCCAGTATTGGTAGCGGGGATAAAAATCTTCTTGATTGCTGGCTTTGGCATCGCGATCACCTATGTTTTTATCCGGTGGATTACGGTGGCGATCGCCAAGCAAGTCAAATGGGCAGTGGCAGCGGCGGAGCAGGTGGCTCAAGGAGATTTGACGACCCAAGTCCAGATTACTTCCCGGGATGAAATCGGCCAACTGCTCGCCGCCATCCAAACCATGACGAATAAATTAAATTCCCTGATTAGTCAGGTGCAGGAATCGGGAATTCAGGTAACATCTTCCGCTACCCAAATTGCGGCGACAGGCAGGCAACTGGAAGCCACGGTAACGGAACAATTAGCCTCAACCCAGGAGGTGGTGGCTACGACTCAGGAGATCGCGGCGACCTCGGAGGAGTTGGCGGAAACGATGAATGAGGTGGCGTCATTATCGGCGGAAACTGCTGTGGCGGCGGCGAATGGGAAGCAAGAAATCCTGCGGATGGAAGCGGCGATGGGGAATATGGCGACTGCGACTCATTCGATTTCAGAGAAGCTCGGGACGATCGGGGAAAAAGCCAAAACTATCAATCATATTATTACGACGATTACCAAGGTGGCAGACCAAACGAATCTGCTTTCTCTCAATGCGGCGATCGAAGCAGAAAAAGCCGGACAATACGGTAAGGGGTTCGCGGTGGTGGCTCGGGAAATCCGCCGACTGGCAGACCAAACCGCTGTTGCGACTCTGGATATCGAAAATACGATCGCCCAAATGCAAGCGGCGGTAGCTGATGGCACTACGGAGGTGGATAAGTTCACCCTCACAGTCAGTCATAATGTGGAAGATGTGCGCCAAATCGGACGCCAACTGGCACAAATTGCGCAGCAGGTTCAGGCTTTAACTCCCCGCTTCGCGATCGTCAATCAGGGTATGGCCGCCCAGGTCCTCGGTGCCCGCCAAATTGGCGAAGCCATGATGCAGTTGAGCGAAGCCTCAGCCCAAACCGCCGACTCTTTACGCGAAACCAACGCCGCTTTGGAGGGATTGAACGATGTTGCCCACACTTTGCGACAAGAAATATCTCAATTTAAAGTCGGCGATGCTGGCGCAAAATCTGACGGGGTTCGGCTGTTTCATCACCAGGATGAGCCCAGTTGGTAG
- a CDS encoding methyl-accepting chemotaxis protein, with translation MFNNWNLSNRMFLSFVLMGAIVFLVALVGWYGNKQLVDTLQILTNNTLPGTVSIWKINEGQTQIESSERALLDPSNSPGEREIELKRMERAKQQIKDGFSTYGRKPKSAEELKIYQQLQDSWNEWETNHQDFLRLHEQFQNTGIVNPFEEQLSLLETGQENSPQMERARRASEMLLKLRERAKLNRAAFERTNQLLLEIIKVNEAVALQGDADAKKDVDRSRFLVFMGMVFGPLTAVTFGSYFSRTIAKPLGARIDRVVAVAEQISAGDLSMEIDLTGSEKTETGKLLLAFKKMTKSLNALIGQVQQSGIQITTSSTQIAASGKQLEATMTEQVAATNEVVATAKEIAATSAQLLAAMQDVAAVSEETAVAASQSQSELSRMEATMRQLATATSSISGKLGTISEKANNINSVVTTIAKVADRTNLLSLNAAIEAEKAGEYGSGFAVVAREIRRLADQTAVATLEIEQMVKEMQSAVSTGVMEMDKFTKEVKSGVEDVRTISQQLAQIIDQVKALTPSFEDVNQGMEAQSTGAGQISSAMVQLSEQAAQTAETLSETNRALAQLNDAAQGLRRAVSRFTIKSK, from the coding sequence ATGTTCAATAACTGGAACTTGTCCAATCGGATGTTCTTATCGTTTGTCTTGATGGGAGCGATAGTTTTTCTAGTGGCATTAGTGGGGTGGTACGGAAATAAACAGCTAGTTGATACTCTGCAAATTCTCACTAATAATACCCTGCCCGGTACGGTTAGCATCTGGAAGATTAACGAGGGGCAAACTCAAATTGAATCGTCAGAACGGGCTTTGCTCGATCCGAGTAATTCCCCAGGAGAGCGAGAAATTGAATTGAAACGTATGGAACGGGCAAAGCAGCAAATCAAAGATGGATTCTCAACTTATGGGAGAAAACCGAAAAGTGCAGAAGAGTTAAAAATTTATCAACAACTCCAAGATAGTTGGAATGAATGGGAAACTAATCATCAAGATTTTCTGCGACTCCACGAACAGTTTCAGAATACGGGAATTGTGAATCCTTTTGAAGAGCAACTATCCCTGCTGGAAACTGGGCAGGAGAATTCTCCCCAAATGGAGCGGGCGAGAAGAGCAAGCGAAATGCTGCTGAAACTGCGGGAACGAGCTAAGTTAAATCGGGCGGCGTTTGAACGAACTAATCAATTACTGCTGGAGATTATCAAGGTTAATGAAGCTGTGGCGCTGCAGGGGGATGCGGATGCGAAAAAAGATGTGGACAGAAGCCGGTTTTTAGTGTTTATGGGGATGGTGTTCGGGCCGCTGACGGCGGTGACGTTTGGCAGTTACTTCAGCCGGACGATCGCCAAACCTTTGGGGGCGCGAATCGATCGGGTGGTGGCGGTGGCGGAGCAGATATCGGCGGGTGACTTGTCGATGGAAATAGATCTGACTGGCAGTGAGAAGACCGAAACGGGTAAGTTACTCCTAGCGTTTAAAAAAATGACCAAAAGTCTGAATGCACTTATCGGTCAGGTGCAGCAGTCAGGGATTCAAATCACCACTTCTAGCACCCAAATTGCAGCGTCAGGTAAGCAGCTAGAAGCGACGATGACGGAGCAGGTGGCGGCGACAAATGAGGTGGTAGCAACGGCGAAGGAAATAGCAGCCACTTCGGCGCAACTGCTGGCGGCGATGCAAGATGTGGCTGCAGTGTCGGAGGAGACGGCGGTGGCGGCTTCTCAAAGTCAGTCGGAACTGTCCCGGATGGAAGCAACCATGCGTCAGCTCGCCACTGCTACCAGTTCGATTTCGGGGAAATTGGGGACGATTAGTGAAAAGGCGAATAATATCAATAGTGTGGTGACAACGATCGCCAAAGTGGCCGATCGTACCAATTTGCTCTCCCTCAACGCCGCGATCGAAGCCGAAAAAGCCGGAGAATACGGTAGCGGTTTTGCTGTGGTGGCTCGGGAAATCCGCCGCCTCGCCGACCAAACTGCCGTCGCCACCCTAGAAATCGAACAGATGGTAAAAGAGATGCAGTCTGCTGTCTCCACTGGCGTTATGGAAATGGATAAATTTACCAAAGAAGTAAAAAGCGGCGTGGAAGATGTGCGCACCATCAGCCAGCAATTAGCCCAAATCATTGACCAAGTAAAAGCTCTTACCCCCAGTTTTGAGGATGTGAATCAAGGTATGGAGGCACAGTCAACCGGAGCCGGACAAATTAGCTCGGCTATGGTACAGTTATCAGAACAAGCGGCGCAAACGGCGGAAACCCTCTCTGAAACCAATCGCGCCTTGGCGCAGTTGAATGATGCAGCCCAAGGCTTGCGCCGCGCCGTATCTCGCTTTACCATCAAGTCAAAATAA
- a CDS encoding chemotaxis protein CheW, translating to MNDCWNQIGVMGDRTCTELQQFIQCRNCPVYAKAGRSLLDRPLSDLSATADYLQEWTELLAHAKESDTSTDTLSLFIFRLGVEWLALPPTTCKEITEDCPIHKIPHRSNHILAGIVNIRGEIQLCINLHNHLEIESAPPGGATSSHLAYRRMVVAEKNGCTWVFAADEIHGIHHASNDDLRNVPTTLSKSQATYTKGIIKWHDKNVAYLDEELLFYTLSNKIYL from the coding sequence GTGAATGATTGTTGGAACCAGATTGGTGTCATGGGCGATCGCACCTGTACCGAACTGCAACAATTTATCCAGTGCCGCAACTGCCCTGTGTATGCCAAAGCAGGCAGGAGTTTACTAGATCGTCCACTGTCCGATCTATCCGCAACAGCGGACTATTTGCAAGAGTGGACAGAGCTACTCGCCCACGCCAAAGAGTCCGACACCAGCACCGATACCCTATCCTTATTCATCTTTCGCCTGGGAGTGGAATGGCTAGCACTCCCCCCCACCACCTGCAAAGAAATCACCGAAGACTGCCCCATCCATAAAATCCCCCACCGCAGCAATCACATCCTCGCAGGCATTGTCAACATCCGGGGTGAGATTCAGCTTTGCATTAACCTGCACAACCACCTAGAAATCGAATCAGCGCCGCCAGGAGGCGCCACCTCCAGTCACCTAGCTTACCGGCGTATGGTCGTGGCGGAAAAAAACGGCTGCACCTGGGTATTTGCTGCCGATGAAATCCACGGCATCCACCACGCCTCCAACGATGACTTGCGCAACGTCCCTACCACCTTATCCAAATCCCAAGCCACCTATACCAAGGGGATTATCAAATGGCATGATAAAAACGTAGCTTATCTTGACGAGGAACTGTTATTCTACACTTTGTCTAACAAGATTTACTTATAA
- a CDS encoding chemotaxis protein CheW codes for MLMLLFYIGKERYCVGAERVVEIIPMVALRKVAQAPEWVAGLFNYRGTIVPAIDLCCLLQKRPCAAALSTRMIVVNYWDEVSGSEQLFAPIAERVTETLSWEGTADVSMAMSLDTPPYLGEIITDAQGMIQILRLEELWGIYRGKYLLPKGE; via the coding sequence ATGCTGATGCTACTGTTTTATATTGGAAAAGAACGCTATTGCGTAGGGGCAGAGCGGGTGGTAGAGATCATCCCAATGGTTGCCCTGCGTAAGGTAGCACAGGCGCCAGAATGGGTGGCAGGTTTGTTTAACTACCGAGGGACGATCGTCCCGGCAATCGATTTGTGTTGTTTGCTCCAAAAGCGCCCCTGTGCTGCCGCTTTAAGTACCCGGATGATTGTGGTTAATTACTGGGATGAAGTTTCCGGTAGCGAACAGCTTTTCGCCCCGATCGCCGAGCGAGTCACGGAAACTCTATCCTGGGAGGGAACGGCGGATGTGAGTATGGCTATGTCCCTAGATACTCCTCCTTATTTGGGAGAAATTATTACCGATGCTCAGGGGATGATTCAAATCCTCCGCTTGGAAGAACTTTGGGGAATATATCGGGGCAAATACTTGCTGCCAAAAGGGGAGTAA
- a CDS encoding DASS family sodium-coupled anion symporter: MPGSIWGSGFLWGTSLLPLPVTAILVLFLLPFSGAVSSADTYAYFGNRAVFFILGAFILSSPILRSGLSTRIALAVVSRFGNTQARLIGSILGLSAVMSCVISAHAVAAMLFPIVLEVVRASGSKPGGRFGLVAFLALAWGVVIGSNTTLLGGARGPLALGILYNTTGDKITFLQWTMWAAPLVMVLLVVAYGLLLVMLKGEEVSLKGALRFLEARNNQLGQISQREKLTAVLMLGTIFLWVALGDAWGLEAVAFLSVSVAFIIGVAQWREVEEDVNWGVVLMYGSAIALSAALEKTGAASALTQLLLGAGIGSPLLIFGIVVLMALALTEFMSNAAAVAALLPVALALAQKYGIDPRAMTLGVVIPAGLGFMLPVSTPALAIAVSSGFVRPPAVVRWGIWLDLMGYLVFLGMSKFYWPLVGLKW, translated from the coding sequence GTGCCTGGGAGTATTTGGGGTAGCGGTTTTTTGTGGGGCACCAGTTTGCTGCCCCTGCCAGTAACGGCGATTTTGGTACTGTTTTTGCTGCCCTTCAGCGGGGCGGTTTCTTCTGCTGACACCTATGCCTATTTCGGCAACCGGGCGGTGTTTTTTATTTTGGGTGCTTTTATCCTGTCCAGTCCGATTTTGCGATCGGGCTTGAGTACCCGCATCGCTTTAGCGGTAGTGTCCCGTTTTGGCAACACCCAAGCTAGGCTGATCGGCTCAATTTTAGGCTTGTCGGCAGTGATGTCTTGTGTTATCAGCGCCCACGCCGTAGCAGCGATGCTATTTCCCATCGTCCTAGAGGTCGTGCGAGCTTCCGGATCCAAACCAGGGGGCAGATTTGGTTTAGTGGCATTTTTAGCCCTAGCGTGGGGGGTAGTGATTGGTTCAAATACCACCTTGCTCGGAGGTGCCAGGGGACCTTTAGCTTTAGGCATCCTCTACAACACCACTGGGGATAAAATCACCTTTCTCCAGTGGACGATGTGGGCCGCCCCACTGGTTATGGTGCTGTTGGTGGTGGCTTACGGCTTGCTGTTAGTGATGCTCAAAGGCGAAGAAGTTTCCCTCAAAGGAGCCCTGCGGTTTCTCGAAGCACGTAACAACCAGTTAGGGCAGATATCCCAGCGGGAAAAGCTGACGGCGGTTTTGATGCTAGGGACGATCTTCCTTTGGGTAGCCTTAGGTGATGCCTGGGGTTTAGAAGCCGTGGCGTTTTTGAGCGTATCAGTAGCCTTTATCATCGGAGTGGCCCAGTGGCGTGAAGTAGAAGAAGATGTGAACTGGGGGGTCGTCTTGATGTATGGTAGTGCCATCGCCCTGAGCGCGGCCCTGGAAAAGACCGGTGCTGCATCGGCTCTGACTCAATTATTGCTCGGGGCAGGGATTGGCTCGCCGTTGCTCATTTTCGGGATCGTGGTGCTAATGGCTTTAGCTCTAACAGAGTTTATGAGCAATGCCGCTGCGGTAGCTGCCCTTCTGCCCGTAGCCCTAGCTTTGGCGCAGAAGTACGGCATCGATCCTCGCGCCATGACTCTCGGGGTCGTCATCCCCGCTGGGTTAGGGTTTATGCTACCAGTGAGTACGCCAGCTCTCGCCATTGCCGTCAGCAGCGGTTTCGTCCGCCCCCCCGCCGTGGTTCGTTGGGGCATTTGGCTGGATTTGATGGGGTATTTGGTTTTTTTGGGGATGAGTAAGTTTTATTGGCCGCTAGTGGGATTAAAGTGGTAG
- a CDS encoding protein-glutamate O-methyltransferase CheR, whose amino-acid sequence MVLKAIESLLGEKIGLDPNSMGAGNIARAISKRMAACGDADEAAYWQRLQVSPAELAELIESVVVPETWFLRDREPFVFLKNYLVSQWLPHHILGQLRVLSIPAATGEEPYSIAITLMEAGLSTKQFTIDAVDISQNSLLKAKQGVYGKNSFRGTEPEFQQRYFQPVTGSEPGKNIPEYEIRAEVRAAVNFLPGNLLDKFFMLNKINYYDIIFCRNLLIYFHRKAKDEAMTILNRLLVSGGLLFVGHSETALPLAAGFELVRHPRAFAYQKPPVGTEGGILPNGKVTGKPLPPNLPLLTGRPPAIALPSARLTKEPEPSSNNQPPNSKGQLSPLEVAKDLADQGRLQEAASLCETYIQQNITSTDAYLLLGQVQQGLGNSEAAEKSFQRALYLQPNCLVALVHLALLKENRGDTAGAAILRARIQRRQIN is encoded by the coding sequence ATGGTACTCAAAGCAATCGAATCTTTGCTAGGGGAAAAAATTGGATTAGACCCCAATTCAATGGGGGCGGGAAATATAGCGAGGGCAATTAGCAAGCGGATGGCGGCTTGTGGCGATGCCGATGAGGCTGCTTATTGGCAGCGACTCCAAGTTTCTCCGGCGGAATTAGCAGAACTGATCGAAAGTGTAGTAGTGCCGGAAACTTGGTTTTTGCGCGATCGCGAGCCTTTCGTGTTTCTCAAAAATTACCTGGTTTCCCAGTGGCTGCCCCATCACATACTGGGGCAATTGCGGGTGTTGAGCATCCCTGCTGCTACAGGAGAAGAACCATACTCGATCGCCATCACCCTGATGGAGGCGGGTTTATCAACCAAACAGTTTACCATAGACGCGGTTGATATTAGCCAAAATTCCCTGCTCAAGGCCAAGCAAGGTGTGTATGGAAAAAATTCCTTTCGCGGTACAGAACCGGAATTTCAACAGCGCTATTTCCAGCCTGTGACTGGCAGCGAACCCGGTAAAAATATCCCAGAATATGAGATCAGGGCTGAGGTGCGGGCAGCGGTAAATTTTCTGCCGGGGAACCTGCTGGATAAATTTTTTATGCTCAACAAAATCAATTATTATGATATAATATTTTGCCGCAATCTGCTGATTTACTTCCACCGCAAGGCCAAAGATGAAGCAATGACGATTTTAAACCGATTATTGGTCTCCGGTGGGTTGCTGTTTGTCGGTCACTCCGAAACGGCGCTACCCTTGGCAGCGGGGTTTGAGCTAGTCCGCCACCCCCGGGCTTTTGCTTACCAGAAACCGCCGGTTGGCACAGAAGGAGGAATTTTACCCAATGGAAAGGTGACGGGGAAGCCATTACCGCCAAATTTACCGTTATTGACAGGAAGACCGCCAGCGATCGCTTTGCCTTCTGCTCGTCTCACCAAAGAGCCAGAACCAAGCAGCAACAACCAACCACCCAACTCCAAAGGGCAACTTTCCCCCTTAGAGGTGGCGAAGGATTTAGCCGACCAAGGACGGCTACAGGAAGCCGCTTCCCTGTGCGAAACCTATATCCAACAAAATATTACCAGCACTGACGCTTATTTGCTATTGGGACAGGTGCAGCAGGGTTTGGGTAATTCAGAAGCAGCGGAAAAATCTTTCCAACGCGCATTATATCTCCAACCCAATTGCCTGGTGGCTCTCGTCCACCTGGCTCTGCTGAAAGAAAATCGGGGTGACACCGCCGGTGCAGCGATTCTGCGAGCCCGCATCCAGCGCCGTCAAATCAACTAA